In bacterium, a single genomic region encodes these proteins:
- a CDS encoding AAA family ATPase, translating into MKKTIIALVGPIASGKGTVAKYLENKYGVKIFRFSQVLRDILQRIYVKESRENLQKLSALLRQNFGNDFLSYVVSQDVKKCRSKAVVVDGVRRLDDLKNFDKKTNLKIVFIQAPAKLRFQRLIQRAENFGDQTKGFRDFLKDEKQEAEKEIALLKERADFLIKNNDSLKFLYSQIEAMVREFFPDFVQKQKRVSS; encoded by the coding sequence CCAAATACTTAGAAAATAAGTATGGAGTTAAAATATTCCGCTTCTCCCAGGTTTTGCGGGACATTCTGCAGCGGATTTATGTTAAAGAAAGCCGGGAAAACTTACAGAAACTTTCAGCTCTTTTGCGCCAGAATTTTGGTAATGATTTTTTATCTTATGTAGTTAGCCAAGATGTAAAAAAGTGTAGGTCAAAAGCAGTTGTTGTTGACGGTGTGAGACGCTTAGATGACTTAAAGAATTTTGATAAAAAAACTAATTTAAAAATTGTCTTTATTCAGGCTCCAGCCAAATTGCGTTTCCAAAGATTGATTCAGCGGGCTGAAAATTTTGGCGATCAGACTAAAGGTTTTCGGGATTTTTTAAAAGATGAAAAGCAAGAGGCAGAGAAAGAGATCGCTTTATTAAAGGAGAGAGCAGATTTTCTGATTAAAAATAATGATTCTCTTAAGTTTCTTTATTCCCAAATAGAGGCAATGGTTAGAGAATTTTTTCCTGATTTTGTTCAGAAACAAAAGAGAGTTTCTTCTTAA